A single window of Myripristis murdjan chromosome 21, fMyrMur1.1, whole genome shotgun sequence DNA harbors:
- the adarb1b gene encoding double-stranded RNA-specific editase 1 isoform X2, producing MDVDEEENMSSSSTDVKENRNLDNVSSKEGGAVAEQLPNGSGGGSRKRPLEEGNNGHTHSKFRAKKRKKTPGPVLPKNALMQLNEIKPGLQYKLLSQTGPVHAPVFVMTVEVNGQMFEGMGPTKKKAKLNAAEKALRSFVQFPNASEAHLAMGRTLTVNTDFTSDQADFPDMLFNGFETPAAPEDSFYLGSNGSSSLNSLGEYPLPVPPGSNLVQAPLPPPSSFNSPSSGKNPVMILNELRPGLKYDFVSESGESHAKNFVMSVTVDTQTFEGSGRNKKLAKARAAQAALSALFNMQLDQTPSRQPIPREGLQLHLPQVLADAVSRLVVDKFSELTDNFTSPHARRKVLAGVVMTTGTDVKEAQVICVSTGTKCINGEYMSDRGLALNDCHAEIIARRSLIRYLYTQLEFFLSNKEDHQKSIFVRCDKRGYRLKDNVQFHLYISTSPCGDARIFSPHEAGVEDQGDRHPNRKARGQLRTKIESGEGTIPVRSSNTIQTWDGVLQGERLLTMSCSDKIARWNVVGIQGSLMSYFTEPIYFSSIILGSLYHADHLSRAMYQRIADIEDLPQQFTLNRPLLSGISNAEARQPGKAPNFSVNWAVGDQALEVINATTGKDDMGRASRLCKHALYSRWVRLHSKLSSTLRIKVPKPSSYHEAKQAAVEYHTAKQTLIKAFHKAGLGAWVKKPIEQDQFTLNS from the exons ATGGAcgtggatgaggaggagaataTGA GTTCGAGCAGCACTGACGTTAAGGAAAACCGAAACCTGGACAACGTGTCCTCCAAAGAGGGGGGGGCTGTGGCTGAACAGCTCCCCAACGGAAGCGGCGGGGGCAGCCGAAAGCGGCCCTTAGAGGAGGGCAACAatggtcacacacactccaagttCCGGGCCAAGAAGCGAAAGAAAACACCAGGGCCAGTTCTGCCCAAGAATGCTCTTATGCAGTTGAATGAAATCAAACCAGGGCTACAGTACAAACTGCTGTCTCAGACGGGACCTGTCCATGCACCGGTTTTCGTCATGACGGTGGAGGTCAATGGACAGATGTTTGAGGGCATGGGCCCCACTAAGAAGAAGGCTAAACTGAATGCAGCTGAGAAAGCACTGCGCTCCTTTGTCCAGTTTCCAAATGCCTCTGAGGCACACCTGGCCATGGGTCGAACACTGACAGTCAACACAGACTTCACGTCTGACCAAGCTGACTTCCCGGACATGCTCTTCAATGGCTTTGAGACACCTGCAGCTCCTGAGGATTCCTTCTATCTTGGCTCCAATGGTAGCAGCTCTTTAAACTCGCTAGGGGAGTACCCGCTGCCCGTGCCGCCTGGCAGCAACCTTGTCCAGGCGCCGTTGccccctccatcctccttcAACTCACCCTCCAGTGGCAAGAACCCCGTCATGATCCTCAATGAGCTCAGGCCGGGCTTAAAATATGACTTTGTGTCAGAGAGCGGCGAGAGTCACGCCAAGAATTTTGTGATGTCAGTGACGGTGGATACACAGACGTTTGAGGGCTCAGGGCGCAACAAGAAGCTGGCCAAAGCCCGGGCAGCACAAGCTGCCCTCTCAGCCCTGTTCAACATGCAGCTAGACCAGACACCATCCCGGCAACCCATACCCAGAGAGGGATTACAGCTTCACCTGCCACAG gtTCTCGCTGATGCTGTCTCCCGCCTGGTGGTGGATAAATTCAGTGAGCTGACGGACAACTTCACCTCCCCCCATGCACGACGGAAAGTCCTGGCAGGGGTCGTCATGACAACAG GCACAGATGTGAAGGAAGCACAGGTCATTTGTGTCTCCACGGGAACCAAATGCATCAACGGTGAGTACATGAGCGACCGTGGCCTGGCGCTCAACGACTGCCACGCTGAGATCATCGCCCGACGCTCGCTCATCAGGTACCTCTACACCCAGCTGGAGTTCTTCCTCAG CAACAAAGAGGACCACCAGAAATCGATATTTGTGCGATGTGACAAGCGAGGCTACAGGTTAAAGGACAACGTGCAGTTCCACCTCTACATCAGCACCTCGCCCTGCGGAGACGCCAGGATCTTCTCTCCACACGAGGCCGGAGTGGAAG ATCAAGGTGACAGGCATCCCAACCGGAAAGCACGGGGCCAGCTGAGGACCAAAATTGAGTCGGGGGAGGGAACCATCCCTGTGAGGTCCAGCAACACCATCCAGACCTGGGACGGGGTGCTGCAGGGGGAGAGGTTACTCACCATGTCCTGCAGTGACAAGATTGCAAG GTGGAACGTCGTGGGCATCCAGGGCTCTCTGATGAGCTACTTCACAGAGCCAATCTACTTCTCCAGCATCATCCTGGGCAGCCTCTACCACGCCGACCACCTCTCCAGGGCCATGTACCAGCGTATCGCAGACATCGAAGACCTGCCCCAGCAGTTCACCCTCAACAGACCTCTACTCAGCG GTATCAGCAACGCAGAGGCCAGGCAGCCAGGCAAGGCACCCAACTTCAGTGTGAACTGGGCGGTGGGCGACCAGGCCCTGGAGGTGATCAATGCCACCACAGGCAAGGATGACATGGGCCGCGCTTCACGCCTCTGCAAACACGCTCTCTACAGCCGCTGGGTGCGCCTGCACTCCAAG ctgtcGTCCACCCTGCGGATCAAGGTGCCCAAGCCCAGCTCCTACCACGAAGCCAAGCAGGCGGCCGTGGAGTACCACACCGCCAAGCAGACGCTCATCAAGGCCTTCCACAAGGCCGGCCTGGGGGCCTGGGTCAAGAAGCCCATCGAGCAAGACCAGTTCACCCTCAACTCCTGA
- the adarb1b gene encoding double-stranded RNA-specific editase 1 isoform X1, with protein sequence MDVDEEENMSSSSTDVKENRNLDNVSSKEGGAVAEQLPNGSGGGSRKRPLEEGNNGHTHSKFRAKKRKKTPGPVLPKNALMQLNEIKPGLQYKLLSQTGPVHAPVFVMTVEVNGQMFEGMGPTKKKAKLNAAEKALRSFVQFPNASEAHLAMGRTLTVNTDFTSDQADFPDMLFNGFETPAAPEDSFYLGSNGSSSLNSLGEYPLPVPPGSNLVQAPLPPPSSFNSPSSGKNPVMILNELRPGLKYDFVSESGESHAKNFVMSVTVDTQTFEGSGRNKKLAKARAAQAALSALFNMQLDQTPSRQPIPREGLQLHLPQVLADAVSRLVVDKFSELTDNFTSPHARRKVLAGVVMTTGTDVKEAQVICVSTGTKCINGEYMSDRGLALNDCHAEIIARRSLIRYLYTQLEFFLSSNKEDHQKSIFVRCDKRGYRLKDNVQFHLYISTSPCGDARIFSPHEAGVEDQGDRHPNRKARGQLRTKIESGEGTIPVRSSNTIQTWDGVLQGERLLTMSCSDKIARWNVVGIQGSLMSYFTEPIYFSSIILGSLYHADHLSRAMYQRIADIEDLPQQFTLNRPLLSGISNAEARQPGKAPNFSVNWAVGDQALEVINATTGKDDMGRASRLCKHALYSRWVRLHSKLSSTLRIKVPKPSSYHEAKQAAVEYHTAKQTLIKAFHKAGLGAWVKKPIEQDQFTLNS encoded by the exons ATGGAcgtggatgaggaggagaataTGA GTTCGAGCAGCACTGACGTTAAGGAAAACCGAAACCTGGACAACGTGTCCTCCAAAGAGGGGGGGGCTGTGGCTGAACAGCTCCCCAACGGAAGCGGCGGGGGCAGCCGAAAGCGGCCCTTAGAGGAGGGCAACAatggtcacacacactccaagttCCGGGCCAAGAAGCGAAAGAAAACACCAGGGCCAGTTCTGCCCAAGAATGCTCTTATGCAGTTGAATGAAATCAAACCAGGGCTACAGTACAAACTGCTGTCTCAGACGGGACCTGTCCATGCACCGGTTTTCGTCATGACGGTGGAGGTCAATGGACAGATGTTTGAGGGCATGGGCCCCACTAAGAAGAAGGCTAAACTGAATGCAGCTGAGAAAGCACTGCGCTCCTTTGTCCAGTTTCCAAATGCCTCTGAGGCACACCTGGCCATGGGTCGAACACTGACAGTCAACACAGACTTCACGTCTGACCAAGCTGACTTCCCGGACATGCTCTTCAATGGCTTTGAGACACCTGCAGCTCCTGAGGATTCCTTCTATCTTGGCTCCAATGGTAGCAGCTCTTTAAACTCGCTAGGGGAGTACCCGCTGCCCGTGCCGCCTGGCAGCAACCTTGTCCAGGCGCCGTTGccccctccatcctccttcAACTCACCCTCCAGTGGCAAGAACCCCGTCATGATCCTCAATGAGCTCAGGCCGGGCTTAAAATATGACTTTGTGTCAGAGAGCGGCGAGAGTCACGCCAAGAATTTTGTGATGTCAGTGACGGTGGATACACAGACGTTTGAGGGCTCAGGGCGCAACAAGAAGCTGGCCAAAGCCCGGGCAGCACAAGCTGCCCTCTCAGCCCTGTTCAACATGCAGCTAGACCAGACACCATCCCGGCAACCCATACCCAGAGAGGGATTACAGCTTCACCTGCCACAG gtTCTCGCTGATGCTGTCTCCCGCCTGGTGGTGGATAAATTCAGTGAGCTGACGGACAACTTCACCTCCCCCCATGCACGACGGAAAGTCCTGGCAGGGGTCGTCATGACAACAG GCACAGATGTGAAGGAAGCACAGGTCATTTGTGTCTCCACGGGAACCAAATGCATCAACGGTGAGTACATGAGCGACCGTGGCCTGGCGCTCAACGACTGCCACGCTGAGATCATCGCCCGACGCTCGCTCATCAGGTACCTCTACACCCAGCTGGAGTTCTTCCTCAG CAGCAACAAAGAGGACCACCAGAAATCGATATTTGTGCGATGTGACAAGCGAGGCTACAGGTTAAAGGACAACGTGCAGTTCCACCTCTACATCAGCACCTCGCCCTGCGGAGACGCCAGGATCTTCTCTCCACACGAGGCCGGAGTGGAAG ATCAAGGTGACAGGCATCCCAACCGGAAAGCACGGGGCCAGCTGAGGACCAAAATTGAGTCGGGGGAGGGAACCATCCCTGTGAGGTCCAGCAACACCATCCAGACCTGGGACGGGGTGCTGCAGGGGGAGAGGTTACTCACCATGTCCTGCAGTGACAAGATTGCAAG GTGGAACGTCGTGGGCATCCAGGGCTCTCTGATGAGCTACTTCACAGAGCCAATCTACTTCTCCAGCATCATCCTGGGCAGCCTCTACCACGCCGACCACCTCTCCAGGGCCATGTACCAGCGTATCGCAGACATCGAAGACCTGCCCCAGCAGTTCACCCTCAACAGACCTCTACTCAGCG GTATCAGCAACGCAGAGGCCAGGCAGCCAGGCAAGGCACCCAACTTCAGTGTGAACTGGGCGGTGGGCGACCAGGCCCTGGAGGTGATCAATGCCACCACAGGCAAGGATGACATGGGCCGCGCTTCACGCCTCTGCAAACACGCTCTCTACAGCCGCTGGGTGCGCCTGCACTCCAAG ctgtcGTCCACCCTGCGGATCAAGGTGCCCAAGCCCAGCTCCTACCACGAAGCCAAGCAGGCGGCCGTGGAGTACCACACCGCCAAGCAGACGCTCATCAAGGCCTTCCACAAGGCCGGCCTGGGGGCCTGGGTCAAGAAGCCCATCGAGCAAGACCAGTTCACCCTCAACTCCTGA